From the genome of Rhodobacteraceae bacterium Araon29, one region includes:
- the lptF gene encoding LPS export ABC transporter permease LptF, which translates to MSRFDRYLLRQMLVAFGFFSLVLIAIYWVNHAVILFDRLITNGHSALVFLEFSLLSLPNVIRLMLPLSAFAATIYVTNRLSTESELTVMQATGFSPWRLARPFFVFGCFVLLLIALLTHYLVPSSLAQLRQREHEVSASISARLLREGSFIHPQSDVAFYIREITTEGELRDVFLSDRQAPDSATTYTAEKAYLVREDEKTTMIMVNGLAQTLDYETQSLSTTIFLDLSYDMSALVDPNQVLQGRISELSTSEILARAEQLKSKPGGSRALLLEEAHDRFKQPLLGLATALIGFAALMLGGFSRFGSGRQILFAIFLLVVLKMSESFVARPVRADAGLWILNYTPVLIGFIFAFGLLLVASFSFGVLNLTLRKKVSQ; encoded by the coding sequence GTGTCAAGGTTCGACCGCTACCTACTGCGCCAAATGTTGGTTGCCTTCGGGTTTTTTTCCCTAGTGTTAATCGCGATTTATTGGGTTAACCATGCAGTAATTTTATTTGATAGACTGATTACAAATGGTCATTCTGCACTGGTATTTCTAGAGTTTTCTCTGCTTAGCCTACCAAATGTAATCCGTTTAATGCTGCCTTTATCGGCATTTGCAGCCACCATATATGTCACCAACCGCCTTAGCACCGAAAGTGAACTGACAGTGATGCAGGCCACTGGGTTTAGCCCGTGGCGATTGGCACGACCATTTTTTGTTTTCGGATGTTTTGTTTTACTGCTCATTGCTTTGCTTACCCATTATCTTGTACCCTCAAGCCTTGCCCAACTTCGCCAGCGCGAACATGAAGTTTCGGCCAGTATTTCAGCGCGCCTGCTGCGCGAAGGAAGTTTTATACACCCGCAATCAGATGTGGCTTTTTACATTCGTGAAATCACAACAGAGGGCGAATTAAGAGATGTCTTTCTCTCGGATCGCCAAGCTCCGGATTCAGCCACCACATACACCGCAGAAAAAGCCTACCTCGTGCGCGAGGATGAAAAGACAACCATGATTATGGTAAACGGACTGGCCCAAACTCTCGATTATGAAACCCAGTCACTCTCAACAACAATATTTCTAGATTTATCCTATGATATGAGTGCTTTGGTTGATCCAAACCAAGTTCTTCAAGGGCGCATTTCAGAGCTTTCAACAAGCGAAATTCTAGCTCGGGCAGAACAGCTAAAATCTAAACCGGGCGGAAGTAGGGCGCTTCTACTTGAAGAAGCCCATGACCGCTTTAAGCAACCTCTTTTAGGTTTGGCAACCGCCCTCATAGGATTTGCGGCTTTGATGCTTGGCGGATTTAGCCGCTTTGGATCGGGTCGCCAAATCCTATTTGCAATTTTTCTTTTGGTCGTGTTGAAAATGTCTGAAAGTTTCGTTGCTCGGCCTGTGCGCGCGGATGCGGGGTTATGGATATTGAACTATACTCCCGTGCTGATCGGTTTTATATTTGCCTTTGGTTTACTTTTGGTAGCTTCGTTTTCTTTCGGTGTTTTAAATCTAACGCTCCGCAAAAAGGTGAGCCAATGA
- the speB gene encoding agmatinase, with protein sequence MPLEDAKKQIDHAFTRQDLHGLSFENAFGGATSFMRRKYTKDLQDVDLAVTGIPFDQAVTNRPGARFGPRAVREASTLQTFDPPYGWDFDPFSECNIIDYGDLAFDYAKISAFPAALKSHIQTIINADVASIALGGDHYVSFPILQAYAEKYGPLSLLQFDAHSDTWPDDDMSRVDHGTMFYKAVKTGLIDPSRSVQVGIRTTNEDTLGVNTIDAREVHEIGPVAVAKKIKSLLGDAPTYLSFDIDCLDPAFAPGTGTPVWGGLSSGQAAIILRDLAGINILGGDVVEVSPQYDSSGATAVAGAHVAVELICLWAHRHKRNG encoded by the coding sequence ATGCCTCTAGAAGACGCAAAAAAACAAATTGACCATGCCTTTACGCGACAAGACTTGCATGGCCTGAGTTTTGAAAATGCTTTTGGTGGTGCCACGTCTTTTATGCGCCGAAAGTATACCAAAGATCTTCAGGATGTAGATTTAGCCGTTACAGGCATTCCTTTCGATCAAGCTGTGACCAACCGGCCTGGTGCGCGCTTTGGACCGCGCGCAGTCCGCGAGGCCAGCACATTGCAGACCTTTGATCCGCCGTATGGTTGGGATTTTGACCCGTTTTCTGAATGCAATATTATTGATTATGGCGATCTGGCATTTGACTATGCCAAGATATCGGCCTTTCCTGCGGCCTTAAAGTCCCACATCCAAACAATAATAAATGCAGATGTGGCGAGCATTGCGTTGGGCGGTGATCATTATGTGTCATTCCCAATCCTACAGGCCTATGCAGAAAAATATGGCCCCCTGTCCCTGTTGCAGTTTGATGCGCATTCGGACACATGGCCGGACGATGATATGAGCCGGGTTGATCATGGAACCATGTTTTACAAAGCGGTCAAAACCGGCCTGATTGATCCATCAAGATCAGTACAGGTCGGGATAAGAACCACCAACGAAGATACGCTCGGGGTCAATACCATAGACGCCCGCGAGGTGCATGAAATAGGCCCAGTGGCTGTGGCGAAGAAAATAAAGTCCCTGCTTGGCGATGCGCCGACCTATCTTAGTTTTGACATTGATTGTCTGGATCCTGCCTTTGCGCCCGGAACCGGCACACCGGTGTGGGGTGGGCTGTCCTCGGGGCAGGCGGCGATTATCCTGCGCGATTTGGCAGGCATAAATATCCTCGGCGGTGATGTGGTTGAAGTATCGCCGCAATATGATAGCAGCGGGGCCACAGCGGTTGCTGGTGCCCATGTGGCGGTTGAATTAATTTGCCTTTGGGCGCACAGGCATAAACGGAACGGATGA
- the pdxA gene encoding 4-hydroxythreonine-4-phosphate dehydrogenase PdxA: MTRSPVLMTCGEPSGIGPELAQKAWQCLRNEMVFCWIGDPDILPNPEAAIKIKHPSLAAQAMTNGLPVLPHAFSSDVQAGHPNPANAASVIDIIARAVEYVQNNEASAICTAPIHKKALQDGAGFGFPGHTEYLAHLGSVEHAVMMLASPSLRVVPTTIHIPLDQVADTLTQPLLERTISITRAALIDKFNIADPRLAITGLNPHAGEGGKMGSQETDVIIPVIERLKAKGWHLTGPHSADTLFHDRARASYDAVIAMYHDQALIPIKTLDFDRGVNVTLGLPFVRTSPDHGTALDIAGQGIANATSTIEALRLAAKMGASS; this comes from the coding sequence ATGACCCGTAGTCCGGTACTTATGACCTGCGGCGAACCGTCTGGAATTGGCCCCGAGCTGGCGCAAAAAGCATGGCAGTGTCTCCGCAATGAGATGGTATTTTGCTGGATCGGAGACCCGGATATCTTGCCAAATCCCGAAGCGGCGATCAAGATCAAGCATCCGTCCCTTGCAGCCCAAGCAATGACAAATGGACTTCCAGTTTTGCCGCACGCCTTTTCATCCGACGTGCAGGCAGGGCATCCAAACCCGGCCAATGCCGCCTCGGTTATTGATATCATCGCACGGGCAGTTGAGTATGTTCAAAACAATGAAGCTTCTGCAATTTGCACCGCTCCCATTCACAAAAAAGCTTTGCAGGATGGCGCTGGATTTGGCTTTCCGGGACATACCGAGTATCTGGCTCATCTTGGCTCTGTCGAGCATGCGGTCATGATGCTGGCAAGTCCCAGCCTGCGTGTGGTGCCCACAACGATCCATATCCCCTTAGATCAGGTGGCAGATACTCTTACCCAGCCGCTGTTAGAACGCACCATTTCGATCACTCGTGCAGCGTTAATAGATAAGTTTAACATAGCCGATCCACGTCTTGCGATCACTGGACTCAATCCACATGCAGGCGAAGGCGGAAAAATGGGCTCTCAGGAAACTGATGTGATTATACCCGTCATTGAGCGCCTAAAGGCCAAAGGCTGGCATCTTACAGGGCCGCATTCTGCCGACACATTATTTCATGACCGCGCACGTGCATCATATGACGCGGTGATTGCCATGTATCACGATCAGGCGTTGATCCCGATTAAAACTTTGGACTTTGATCGCGGCGTGAATGTCACACTGGGCTTACCTTTCGTGCGGACATCACCCGATCACGGCACTGCCCTCGATATTGCAGGGCAAGGCATTGCCAATGCAACCTCGACAATTGAAGCCTTGCGCTTAGCGGCTAAAATGGGCGCATCGTCTTGA
- a CDS encoding DUF1499 domain-containing protein gives MFLLKLILGACGAVLVLGLLWIRFAPIYKDSWHVTTRAERDKAFMGGVIRFLPAAGTAEFSQLVAVIDQAPRTKHIAGGEKEGMFTYVTRTKVFGFPDFTTIWLSDMGLHIYARVRFGRIDFGVNKARIVDWLTKAGLEDTS, from the coding sequence ATGTTTCTTTTGAAATTGATTTTGGGCGCTTGCGGCGCTGTTTTGGTTTTGGGACTGCTATGGATACGGTTTGCACCGATTTATAAAGACAGCTGGCACGTAACAACGCGGGCGGAACGCGACAAAGCTTTTATGGGCGGTGTTATACGCTTTTTGCCGGCGGCCGGCACAGCAGAGTTTAGCCAACTGGTTGCCGTAATCGACCAAGCGCCGCGCACCAAACATATAGCCGGCGGCGAAAAAGAGGGCATGTTTACTTATGTGACCCGCACCAAGGTTTTTGGATTTCCAGATTTTACCACGATTTGGCTGTCAGATATGGGTTTGCATATCTATGCACGTGTGCGTTTTGGTCGGATTGATTTTGGGGTGAATAAAGCCCGCATCGTCGACTGGCTGACCAAGGCTGGACTTGAGGATACCTCTTGA
- the prfA gene encoding peptide chain release factor 1, protein MIPLDKLVQIQQRFQFLEAKMNEGVSGEEIAQLSKEYAEIKPVISQIEQYQALLGQIEDANEMLHDPDMKALAEEELPELKAQLPEVEAALQLALLPKDAADARPAIVEIRPGTGGEEAALFAGDLLRMYQRYSEARGWKFEMIEEQQTELGGIKEVVAHVRGEGVFARLKYESGVHRVQRVPETESGGRVHTSAATVAVLPEAEDVDIQINANDLRIDTMRSSGAGGQHVNTTDSAVRITHLPTGIVVTSSEKSQHRNREIAMQVLKTRLYDLERQRVDDERSADRKSQVGSGDRSERIRTYNFPQGRMSDHRINLTLYKLDQVMQGDLDEMIDALTADAQASMLADLNQ, encoded by the coding sequence ATGATACCCTTGGATAAGCTTGTACAAATTCAACAGCGCTTTCAGTTTCTGGAAGCCAAAATGAACGAGGGTGTCTCGGGTGAGGAAATTGCCCAATTGTCAAAGGAATATGCCGAAATAAAGCCGGTGATTTCCCAGATTGAGCAGTATCAAGCGCTGCTAGGGCAGATTGAAGACGCCAATGAAATGCTCCATGATCCTGATATGAAGGCTTTGGCTGAGGAAGAACTGCCCGAGTTGAAAGCGCAATTACCCGAAGTAGAAGCTGCGCTTCAGCTTGCTTTATTGCCCAAAGATGCGGCTGATGCACGGCCTGCAATCGTTGAAATCCGCCCTGGAACTGGCGGTGAAGAGGCGGCGCTTTTCGCTGGCGACTTACTGCGGATGTATCAGCGATATTCCGAAGCACGCGGGTGGAAGTTTGAGATGATCGAAGAACAGCAAACGGAGCTCGGCGGCATCAAAGAGGTCGTTGCCCATGTGCGGGGCGAAGGAGTTTTTGCACGCCTCAAATATGAAAGCGGTGTGCATCGGGTGCAGCGTGTACCAGAAACCGAAAGCGGTGGGCGGGTGCATACATCGGCAGCGACTGTTGCGGTGCTGCCTGAGGCCGAAGATGTGGATATTCAGATTAATGCCAATGATCTGCGCATTGATACGATGCGCAGTTCGGGCGCTGGTGGACAACACGTCAATACTACAGATTCTGCTGTACGGATCACCCATCTTCCCACAGGTATTGTGGTAACAAGCTCGGAAAAGTCACAGCACCGCAACCGCGAAATTGCGATGCAAGTTCTCAAAACACGGCTGTACGATCTAGAGCGCCAGCGCGTTGATGACGAGCGCTCGGCCGACCGTAAATCACAGGTCGGAAGCGGAGACCGCTCAGAGCGGATCAGAACCTATAATTTCCCCCAAGGCCGGATGTCGGATCATCGGATCAACTTAACGCTTTATAAGTTGGATCAGGTGATGCAAGGCGATCTTGATGAAATGATTGATGCGCTGACAGCAGATGCTCAGGCGAGTATGCTGGCTGATCTCAATCAATGA
- a CDS encoding amidohydrolase produces MPVINSIAGFADEMRGWRRHLHQHPELGLDCHKTAEYVVERLGEFGITDIHTGIAKSGVVAIIEGKGEGPTIGLRADMDALPMTETSGVDWASKTPGHMHACGHDGHTTMLLGAAKYLAQTRNFSGCVALIFQPAEEGGGGGEIMVDEGIMDRFEISQVYGIHNTPTAELGEFYTTPGALMAGADVFHVNIKGQGGHAAYPHETRDPVIAAVAIAQAFQTIVTRSSNPMDQLVISVTQIHAGTIDNIIPDTAYVNGTVRIFDKSVQAMVRQRMQEIVAGQAATYGVEAEFEYEVGYPPTINHPEQAAFAVDIAKEISGEDMVDPDRGQEMGAEDFSYMLEARPGAYLFLGIGEAAGLHNPNYDFNDDAAPYGASFFARLVEKAQPVS; encoded by the coding sequence ATGCCCGTTATAAATAGTATCGCCGGATTTGCTGACGAAATGCGCGGCTGGCGCCGTCATCTGCATCAGCATCCCGAGTTAGGTTTAGACTGCCATAAAACGGCAGAGTATGTAGTTGAACGCCTGGGCGAGTTCGGTATCACCGATATACACACTGGTATCGCCAAATCTGGTGTCGTGGCCATCATAGAGGGCAAAGGCGAAGGGCCAACTATTGGTCTTCGGGCGGATATGGATGCGCTGCCAATGACAGAGACAAGCGGTGTGGACTGGGCGTCAAAAACCCCCGGCCATATGCACGCCTGCGGTCATGATGGGCATACAACCATGTTGCTTGGCGCAGCAAAATACCTTGCTCAAACGCGGAATTTTTCCGGTTGCGTTGCCTTAATATTTCAACCGGCCGAAGAAGGCGGCGGCGGCGGAGAGATTATGGTTGACGAAGGGATAATGGACCGCTTTGAGATTTCTCAGGTCTACGGCATTCACAATACGCCAACAGCCGAATTGGGCGAGTTTTACACTACGCCCGGGGCGCTTATGGCCGGTGCGGATGTCTTTCATGTCAACATCAAAGGGCAGGGCGGCCATGCGGCTTATCCGCATGAAACACGCGATCCGGTGATTGCGGCTGTGGCAATCGCGCAAGCCTTTCAAACCATTGTCACACGCAGCTCGAACCCGATGGACCAACTGGTCATATCTGTGACCCAAATCCACGCCGGCACGATCGACAATATTATTCCCGACACGGCGTATGTGAACGGAACTGTGCGAATTTTTGACAAATCTGTTCAAGCGATGGTTCGGCAAAGAATGCAAGAGATTGTCGCAGGTCAGGCTGCAACGTATGGGGTAGAGGCAGAGTTCGAGTATGAAGTTGGGTATCCTCCAACAATAAATCACCCAGAGCAAGCGGCGTTTGCAGTTGATATCGCCAAAGAGATATCTGGCGAGGATATGGTTGATCCGGACAGAGGTCAGGAAATGGGCGCTGAGGATTTTTCCTATATGCTTGAGGCCCGCCCCGGCGCCTATCTGTTTTTAGGTATTGGTGAGGCGGCAGGACTGCACAATCCCAATTATGATTTTAATGATGACGCAGCCCCCTATGGAGCGTCATTTTTTGCGCGTTTGGTTGAAAAAGCCCAACCTGTCAGCTAG
- a CDS encoding DUF4167 domain-containing protein, which translates to MRSSKSRSRSKQNRNRSVGNVVNRVFDSSGPEGKVRGTPQQIIEKYNQLARDAQLGNDRVATENFQQHAEHYLRLLGEAQREQEVRREQQERDNRERQAERDRERSERANTQVAEPVDQDIFMDDPSQSEQPDIVSMPGVDQPMGLVDTPESQPSVTGPSSQDERSKPARKPRAPRRKKPEPSADSSASTDTGTPAVGESESPEAAE; encoded by the coding sequence ATGAGATCATCAAAATCCCGTTCGCGGTCTAAGCAGAACCGCAACCGTTCGGTCGGAAATGTCGTCAACAGAGTTTTTGATAGCTCTGGACCGGAAGGAAAAGTGCGGGGCACCCCGCAGCAAATTATTGAAAAATATAACCAACTTGCACGAGATGCTCAGCTTGGCAACGACCGTGTTGCAACCGAGAATTTCCAACAGCACGCGGAACATTATCTGCGCTTGCTGGGTGAAGCGCAGCGTGAACAAGAGGTGCGGCGCGAACAACAAGAGCGCGACAACCGTGAGAGACAAGCTGAGCGCGATCGCGAACGTAGCGAAAGGGCTAATACGCAGGTCGCTGAGCCCGTGGATCAAGATATCTTTATGGATGATCCTTCGCAAAGTGAGCAGCCTGATATTGTTTCAATGCCGGGCGTTGATCAGCCAATGGGTTTGGTTGATACGCCAGAGTCGCAGCCTTCAGTTACAGGGCCATCTTCACAAGATGAGCGCTCGAAACCGGCTCGCAAACCGCGGGCTCCGCGCCGTAAAAAGCCTGAGCCATCCGCCGACAGCTCTGCTTCCACTGATACTGGGACGCCTGCGGTGGGCGAAAGCGAAAGCCCCGAAGCAGCCGAATAA
- the rsmA gene encoding 16S rRNA (adenine(1518)-N(6)/adenine(1519)-N(6))-dimethyltransferase RsmA: MSQIDALPPLREVITTHDLKARKSLGQNFLLDLNLTAKIARQVGDLANCDVLEIGPGPGGLTRGLLAEGARRVVAVEKDQRCIPALENIATHHPGRLQVLEGDALDIDPAVYLNAPIRIAANLPYNIGTELLVRWLTPPSWPPFWQSLTLMFQREVAERIVAQPGSKTYGRLAVLAQWRCNANIVLSLPPDAFTPPPKVSSAVVHLTALKEPKFPADSKTLERVVATAFNQRRKMLRSSLKPLGGDIEDRLRAVGIAPTDRAENVPIEGFCALARVLAE; the protein is encoded by the coding sequence TTGAGCCAGATCGATGCCCTACCCCCTTTGCGTGAGGTCATTACCACACATGACCTTAAAGCCCGAAAATCACTGGGGCAAAATTTTCTGCTGGATTTAAACCTAACTGCGAAAATTGCCCGTCAGGTTGGTGATCTGGCAAACTGCGATGTTCTTGAAATTGGTCCCGGCCCCGGCGGCTTAACCCGAGGACTTTTGGCAGAAGGCGCACGCAGAGTTGTTGCTGTTGAAAAAGATCAGCGCTGCATACCTGCATTAGAAAACATCGCAACACACCATCCGGGGCGTTTGCAGGTGCTGGAAGGGGATGCCCTAGACATTGACCCAGCCGTCTATTTGAATGCTCCGATCCGTATCGCGGCCAACCTGCCTTATAACATCGGAACCGAGCTTTTGGTGCGCTGGCTGACCCCCCCTTCGTGGCCGCCGTTTTGGCAAAGCTTGACCTTGATGTTTCAACGCGAAGTGGCCGAAAGGATCGTCGCCCAGCCGGGCTCTAAGACCTATGGCAGGTTAGCCGTGCTTGCCCAATGGCGCTGCAATGCGAATATCGTGCTTTCGCTACCACCGGATGCTTTTACCCCACCGCCAAAAGTGTCGAGCGCAGTGGTTCACTTAACGGCCCTCAAAGAGCCAAAATTTCCAGCAGATTCAAAGACGCTGGAACGGGTTGTTGCGACCGCATTCAATCAGCGGCGCAAAATGCTGCGCTCGTCGCTTAAGCCGCTTGGCGGTGATATTGAAGATAGATTGCGCGCAGTGGGTATAGCCCCCACCGACCGCGCCGAAAACGTCCCCATAGAGGGGTTTTGCGCGCTCGCGCGCGTGCTGGCCGAATAG
- the prmC gene encoding peptide chain release factor N(5)-glutamine methyltransferase, protein MILRELMMQAQARLRDANIENPGRDVRKLVAAALAVPAERLTLISGSTASPDQVAQFEAYVSQRLARKPVARILGYREFWGRKFEISADVLDPRADTETIVLEALKTPAKRLLDLGTGSGVLAVTLVAEWPDAQAVASDISNAALAIAKTNAAAHGVAGRVEFCCSDWFAAISGQFDLIVSNPPYISESEFPELSADVTHYDPKIALSPGKDGLAAYRTIARDAHNHLLPSGRLIVEIGASQGAAVKKIFTQIGYQEIEILKDLSERDRVVTAKMPD, encoded by the coding sequence ATGATTTTACGCGAATTAATGATGCAGGCTCAAGCGCGGTTGCGGGATGCAAATATTGAAAACCCAGGGCGCGATGTTCGCAAATTGGTGGCGGCGGCTCTGGCAGTGCCTGCCGAACGGCTAACTCTTATTTCTGGCAGCACCGCCAGTCCAGATCAGGTGGCACAGTTCGAGGCATATGTGTCCCAAAGGCTTGCGCGAAAACCTGTCGCGCGAATTTTGGGTTACCGTGAGTTTTGGGGTCGCAAGTTCGAAATTTCAGCTGATGTTTTAGACCCGCGTGCAGATACAGAAACTATCGTGCTTGAGGCGTTAAAAACGCCGGCGAAGCGGCTGCTTGATCTGGGCACAGGCAGCGGTGTTCTGGCGGTTACGTTGGTTGCGGAATGGCCAGATGCACAGGCTGTTGCGAGCGATATTTCAAATGCAGCTTTGGCAATTGCAAAAACAAATGCCGCTGCACATGGGGTAGCCGGACGAGTTGAATTTTGTTGCTCTGATTGGTTTGCTGCAATTTCAGGTCAGTTTGACTTAATCGTGTCAAACCCGCCTTATATTTCGGAAAGCGAATTTCCGGAGTTAAGCGCAGATGTAACACATTATGATCCGAAAATTGCTCTCAGCCCCGGAAAAGATGGTTTGGCGGCCTATCGGACGATTGCCCGCGATGCCCACAATCATCTCTTGCCGAGCGGGCGGTTGATTGTTGAAATTGGCGCGTCGCAGGGTGCAGCTGTTAAAAAAATATTTACTCAAATAGGCTACCAAGAAATAGAAATTCTGAAGGATTTAAGCGAAAGAGATCGCGTCGTTACTGCAAAAATGCCAGATTAA
- a CDS encoding orotate phosphoribosyltransferase, whose amino-acid sequence MSIRSRLSLHDLAQGIAEVAAIEGDFVLRSGHVSHRYFDKYRFEGLPHLLQPLARAMSDLLPPQTEIIAGLELGGIPLVTALSLETGLPAAFIRKEAKSYGTCQAIEGQNIARKKVTFIEDVISTGGAVTDAHRLATQEGADILAVVCAIWRGKGSPTIQGIPKLPVYPVFTRADLER is encoded by the coding sequence ATGTCTATCCGGTCCAGATTGTCGTTGCACGATCTCGCGCAGGGTATCGCAGAGGTTGCTGCGATAGAGGGCGATTTTGTATTGCGCTCTGGACATGTTTCACATCGCTATTTCGATAAGTATCGTTTTGAAGGTCTGCCCCATTTATTGCAGCCTCTGGCGCGTGCTATGAGCGACCTGCTTCCACCACAAACCGAGATCATAGCAGGCCTTGAACTCGGAGGCATCCCTCTTGTTACCGCGCTCTCTTTAGAGACTGGGTTGCCAGCAGCGTTTATTCGAAAAGAGGCCAAATCCTATGGCACTTGCCAAGCGATTGAGGGCCAAAATATCGCCCGTAAAAAAGTAACCTTTATTGAGGATGTTATTTCCACAGGGGGCGCCGTTACGGATGCGCATCGTCTGGCAACGCAAGAAGGTGCAGATATTCTAGCAGTCGTATGCGCAATTTGGCGAGGCAAAGGTAGCCCAACTATTCAAGGCATTCCAAAGCTGCCAGTTTATCCAGTTTTCACAAGGGCTGATCTGGAACGTTGA
- a CDS encoding peptidylprolyl isomerase: protein MINPLLKSCSILVALFVWANSAFAENLFSTAIKVNDRSITVYELRQRSLFLKLLNVPGDPDAIAREQLIDDRLKLNAAKTMGIELTNAEIKGGMEEFAARGKLDLPSFIKQLKALGISEATLRDFVKSGLLWRAVVQTKFGAQSQVSDAQLERSTNIEGSGGGIRVLLSEIILQVLPGQEQKTQDLADELSKITSTNAFSDAARRYSVAPTSASGGHIKWQALEKLPAVVQPLIFGLAPGDVTDPLPIPNGLALFQLRAVEETGDKRSKKAIIDYLTYGFPKGDQATLTGLQEDVKHCDDLYALAAAHPDHILNRTSNTLAKIGSDIRKLVARLDQQEKEFLSVDNQTLMVMVCGRNTLAQDPATDLEKIRFGLRNKRLAGYAEGYLENLRQDARIFEK, encoded by the coding sequence ATGATTAACCCCTTATTGAAGAGCTGCTCGATACTAGTGGCACTGTTTGTTTGGGCAAATTCCGCGTTTGCGGAAAACTTATTTTCCACAGCCATCAAAGTTAACGACAGATCCATTACTGTCTACGAACTGCGTCAGCGCAGCCTATTTCTAAAGCTGCTGAATGTACCAGGCGATCCAGACGCAATTGCAAGAGAGCAATTGATTGACGATCGGTTAAAATTGAACGCGGCCAAAACCATGGGGATTGAACTGACCAATGCCGAAATCAAGGGCGGCATGGAAGAATTTGCTGCCCGTGGAAAACTGGATCTGCCAAGTTTTATTAAACAGCTTAAAGCTCTGGGCATAAGCGAAGCGACACTGCGCGATTTTGTAAAATCCGGGTTGCTGTGGCGAGCAGTGGTTCAGACCAAATTTGGAGCCCAAAGCCAAGTCTCTGACGCACAGCTTGAACGGTCGACAAATATCGAAGGCTCAGGCGGCGGCATTCGGGTTTTGCTGTCAGAAATTATTTTGCAAGTGCTGCCCGGACAAGAACAAAAAACCCAAGACCTTGCTGATGAATTGTCAAAAATAACCTCTACAAACGCTTTTTCCGATGCAGCGCGGCGCTATTCGGTCGCGCCTACCAGCGCCTCTGGTGGTCATATCAAATGGCAAGCTTTAGAAAAACTACCCGCAGTCGTACAACCGCTTATTTTTGGTCTGGCGCCGGGTGATGTAACAGACCCTCTGCCCATTCCAAACGGGCTTGCCTTGTTTCAGTTAAGAGCCGTCGAAGAAACCGGTGATAAACGCAGCAAGAAGGCGATCATTGACTATTTGACCTATGGCTTTCCCAAAGGTGATCAAGCAACGCTGACCGGACTGCAAGAAGATGTCAAACATTGCGATGATCTTTATGCCTTGGCCGCTGCTCACCCTGACCATATTTTGAACCGCACCAGCAACACTTTGGCTAAAATAGGTTCTGATATTCGCAAATTGGTTGCGCGCCTCGATCAACAAGAAAAAGAATTCTTATCTGTTGATAATCAAACGCTTATGGTGATGGTCTGCGGCCGCAACACGCTCGCACAAGACCCTGCCACAGATCTTGAGAAAATCCGGTTTGGCCTGCGCAATAAACGTTTGGCTGGGTATGCAGAGGGCTATCTTGAAAATCTACGTCAGGACGCGCGGATTTTTGAAAAATGA